From the genome of Azospirillum sp. TSA2s, one region includes:
- a CDS encoding cytochrome c yields MMEGTMHPTLSGGQLFARIVAAAGIAALCSPALAQSRSEKTMEKADEPIGQSSYFANCAVCHGRSGHGDGPYADYLTRKPANLTTIRERNKGVFPLEYLYGMIDGREGIGAHGPREMPVWGSAFRAESVQDFWPWGSEQVVRGKILELVYYIQTIQDK; encoded by the coding sequence ATGATGGAGGGCACCATGCACCCTACCCTGTCCGGCGGGCAGCTCTTCGCCCGGATCGTCGCGGCCGCGGGCATTGCTGCGCTGTGCTCGCCGGCCTTGGCGCAATCGCGCTCCGAAAAGACCATGGAAAAGGCCGACGAACCGATCGGTCAATCCTCCTACTTCGCCAACTGCGCGGTATGCCATGGCCGCTCCGGTCATGGCGACGGGCCCTATGCCGATTACCTCACCAGAAAGCCGGCGAACCTGACCACCATCCGCGAGCGCAACAAGGGCGTCTTCCCGCTCGAATATCTCTACGGGATGATCGACGGGCGCGAGGGGATCGGGGCGCATGGCCCGCGGGAGATGCCGGTCTGGGGGTCGGCGTTCAGGGCCGAATCGGTGCAGGACTTCTGGCCCTGGGGGTCGGAACAGGTCGTTCGGGGAAAGATCCTGGAGCTGGTCTATTACATCCAAACCATACAGGACAAATGA
- a CDS encoding YbaK/EbsC family protein produces MLDDSDTMQLHWREAGIPEELCRELALASTPMRLHAHPPVRTVADAEEHWRSVPGVHTKNLLLKDAKGVLWLVVLPHDQSVNMKELAPVIGSAKLSFASPVTLEQVLSIEPGGVSPLALVADKERRVRLVLERRVLAGDTVNFHPMTNRATLSMHPNDLSAFLARLGYEPTLVDLA; encoded by the coding sequence ATGCTTGACGACAGCGACACCATGCAACTGCACTGGCGTGAAGCCGGCATTCCCGAAGAGCTGTGCCGGGAACTCGCCCTCGCGTCGACGCCGATGCGCCTGCACGCCCATCCGCCGGTGCGGACCGTCGCCGATGCCGAGGAACACTGGCGCAGCGTCCCCGGCGTGCACACCAAGAACCTGCTTTTGAAGGATGCCAAGGGCGTTCTGTGGCTGGTCGTGCTGCCGCACGATCAGTCGGTGAACATGAAGGAACTGGCCCCGGTCATCGGCTCGGCCAAGCTGTCCTTCGCCTCCCCGGTCACGCTGGAGCAGGTGCTGTCGATCGAGCCGGGCGGCGTCAGCCCGCTGGCCCTGGTGGCGGACAAGGAGCGCCGCGTCCGTCTGGTGCTGGAGCGCCGCGTTCTCGCCGGCGACACCGTCAATTTCCACCCGATGACGAACCGCGCGACGCTGTCGATGCATCCCAACGACCTGTCGGCTTTCCTCGCCCGGCTCGGATACGAACCGACGCTCGTCGACCTCGCCTGA
- a CDS encoding trypsin-like peptidase domain-containing protein — protein sequence MSRQAGKRIVDLVRRTAIGSAVLASVGACALNGAVESPNAIPSSAMPTLAPMLERVLPGVVSIAASGQFSAEEMALIRDPEFRAMLGLPKRMRPEEGRFLVQGSGIVIDAPTGTILTTHHLVDGADEIAVTLKDARSLPGRIVGTDAAGDIAVIQVEARDLVAVPLGNSDDLRVGDFVVAIGNPFGLAQTATLGIVSGLGARNPTEPDGSFIQTDASINPGNSGGALVTLRGELVGVNDSLIGSAVGNSGIGFAIPISRANRSVDRLLRRNVTRP from the coding sequence ATGTCTCGACAGGCCGGAAAACGGATCGTCGATCTGGTGCGACGCACGGCGATCGGATCGGCGGTGCTGGCGAGCGTCGGCGCCTGCGCCCTGAACGGGGCGGTCGAATCGCCGAATGCCATCCCGTCGAGCGCCATGCCCACGCTCGCCCCCATGCTGGAGCGGGTTCTGCCGGGGGTGGTCAGCATCGCGGCAAGCGGCCAGTTCTCCGCCGAGGAAATGGCCCTGATCCGCGACCCGGAATTCCGCGCCATGCTCGGCCTGCCGAAGCGCATGCGGCCGGAGGAGGGCCGGTTCCTCGTCCAAGGGTCCGGAATCGTCATCGACGCGCCCACGGGCACCATCCTCACCACCCACCACCTCGTCGATGGCGCTGACGAGATCGCGGTCACGCTGAAGGACGCGCGGAGCCTCCCCGGCCGCATCGTCGGCACCGACGCGGCCGGCGACATCGCGGTGATCCAGGTCGAGGCGCGCGACCTCGTGGCGGTGCCCCTGGGAAATTCCGACGATCTGCGCGTGGGCGATTTCGTGGTGGCGATCGGGAACCCGTTCGGCCTCGCCCAAACCGCGACGCTGGGGATCGTCAGCGGGCTGGGCGCGCGCAATCCGACCGAGCCCGACGGTTCCTTCATCCAGACCGACGCCTCGATCAATCCCGGCAATTCGGGCGGCGCCCTGGTGACCCTCCGGGGCGAGCTGGTCGGGGTCAACGACAGTCTGATCGGATCGGCCGTCGGCAACAGCGGCATCGGCTTTGCGATCCCGATCAGCCGGGCGAACCGCAGCGTCGACCGTCTTCTCCGGCGAAACGTCACCCGGCCTTGA
- a CDS encoding universal stress protein, with translation MYRKILVPLSNAAGSMDAALDAATFIGRIFGSRVEVLYARPSPENLILALGRGFAGTVLENALREVQAKIARDCEAAHERMQGHLRQAGHSRDEAAAAGRDPEMVWREVEGPADKTIAMEGRFADLILFAKPKHDGVTDSVWRSMFDAALFGTARPVILTPFSAVRPIGSRIMIAWNGSPQATRAMVAALPLLRHAQEVLIGTFGLGNDIQADTERLQDYLLMQGVEAKAEHLPASLRETGSVLLAMAAQFGADLLVMGGHGRTRLRQWTLGSTTSHVVGLATIPVLMVH, from the coding sequence ATGTACCGCAAGATCCTTGTTCCGCTGTCCAACGCGGCCGGCAGCATGGATGCCGCGCTCGACGCCGCCACCTTCATCGGCCGCATCTTCGGTTCCCGTGTCGAGGTGCTCTACGCGCGCCCCAGCCCGGAAAACCTGATCCTGGCGCTTGGAAGGGGCTTTGCCGGCACGGTGCTGGAAAACGCGCTGCGGGAGGTCCAGGCGAAGATCGCGCGGGATTGCGAGGCGGCACATGAGCGGATGCAAGGGCATCTCCGCCAAGCCGGCCACTCCCGGGATGAAGCCGCGGCGGCCGGCCGGGATCCGGAGATGGTCTGGCGCGAGGTCGAAGGACCGGCCGATAAGACGATCGCGATGGAAGGCCGCTTCGCGGACCTCATCCTGTTCGCCAAGCCAAAGCATGATGGCGTGACCGACAGCGTCTGGCGGTCGATGTTCGACGCCGCCCTGTTCGGAACGGCCCGCCCGGTGATCCTGACTCCCTTCTCGGCCGTGCGGCCCATCGGGTCGAGAATCATGATCGCGTGGAACGGGAGCCCCCAGGCAACCAGGGCCATGGTGGCGGCGCTTCCCCTGCTGCGCCATGCGCAGGAGGTTCTCATCGGAACGTTCGGGTTGGGGAACGACATTCAGGCCGATACGGAACGGTTGCAGGACTATCTGCTGATGCAGGGGGTCGAGGCCAAGGCCGAACATCTGCCGGCCAGCCTGCGGGAGACCGGCAGCGTCCTGCTCGCCATGGCGGCCCAATTCGGTGCCGACCTGCTCGTCATGGGCGGGCACGGCCGCACCCGCTTGCGGCAGTGGACGTTGGGAAGCACCACGTCGCATGTGGTGGGGCTCGCCACCATACCGGTGCTGATGGTGCATTGA
- a CDS encoding Crp/Fnr family transcriptional regulator codes for MRPECQSCPVRRDGLCASASDAQLQALGTIKHPLWHVPAGGCVFAEGDGSEMVFIIRRGWAAVSVFHENGRRQVLRFAMPGSMVGFETTADGCMPCTVEALTDLTACPIPRQSLMRFCQTAPELTLRMWSLLAAETISDWRLLGGLGTCTATERIARLLVALCQRQRRESGACVDDDSVDEFALPISQTVIADATGLTSVHVCRTLKEMRAAGLLSLTKGRLRVMDWPRLADLAEMSETPAPSSAVLPSPTLQPDRWREGVWRNASTQIQ; via the coding sequence ATGCGGCCCGAATGCCAATCCTGCCCGGTTCGACGCGACGGGCTATGCGCAAGCGCCTCCGACGCGCAGCTCCAGGCGCTCGGCACCATCAAGCACCCGCTCTGGCATGTGCCTGCGGGCGGCTGCGTCTTCGCCGAAGGGGACGGCAGCGAGATGGTGTTCATCATTCGCCGCGGCTGGGCGGCGGTGTCCGTCTTCCACGAGAACGGGCGTCGCCAGGTGCTTCGCTTCGCCATGCCCGGAAGCATGGTCGGGTTCGAGACGACCGCCGACGGCTGCATGCCCTGCACGGTGGAGGCGCTGACCGACCTCACCGCCTGTCCGATTCCGCGCCAGTCGCTGATGCGGTTCTGCCAGACCGCACCGGAACTGACGTTGCGGATGTGGTCGCTTCTGGCGGCGGAGACGATTTCGGACTGGCGTCTGCTGGGCGGGCTCGGCACCTGCACCGCGACCGAGCGGATCGCCCGCCTCCTGGTCGCGCTGTGCCAGCGCCAGCGCCGGGAGTCCGGCGCCTGTGTGGATGACGACAGTGTGGATGAGTTCGCGCTTCCGATCAGCCAGACGGTGATCGCCGACGCGACCGGCCTGACCTCGGTTCATGTCTGCCGGACCTTGAAGGAGATGCGGGCCGCCGGACTGCTGTCGCTCACCAAGGGGCGCCTGCGCGTCATGGATTGGCCGCGATTGGCCGATCTGGCGGAGATGTCCGAGACGCCGGCGCCCTCCTCCGCAGTCCTCCCGTCTCCGACACTGCAGCCGGACCGCTGGCGCGAGGGCGTCTGGCGCAACGCCTCCACCCAGATTCAATGA
- a CDS encoding alpha/beta hydrolase, translating into MPMAQLKAGRFVAPGPSTPSPSDTAAVPTELPALQSGTTMPGTAMPGPSMRSPAYGFPYLPFSGEIIDRLVHAWQGRFTLSISPSAVTLAFADWAMHLGNAPGKQAVLADKAVRKLVRLMVYAGAAAIERDTPPCIEPLPGDRRFAHPDWRQFPYSLYAQSFLLAQQWLHNATTGVPGLSQANARIVPFVARQLLDVAAPSNNPFTNPETLRTVVTTGGMNFAFGMANWMEDALRLMTGQQAKGFDAFQVGRDVAVTPGSVVFRNELIELIQYAPSTASVHAEPVLIVPAWIMKYYILDLSPENSLIRYLVGRGFTVFAISWRNPGPEMRDCGLDEYRRLGVMAALDAIGAICGTEDGPPPPVHACGYCLGGTLLTIAAAAMARDGDRRLKSITLLAAQTDFTEAGELMLFINESQVAYLEDIMWESGYLDTTQMSGAFQMLRSNDLIWSQMVQQYLRGRRPEVTDLMAWNADGTRLPYRMHSEYMHQLLLGNDLSEGRYKVEGRPVALSDIRAPIFAVGTRRDHVAPWRSVYKINLQSDTTITFLLTDGGHNAGIVAGPDRSDRQYRMSERGPDDRYVDPDLWLESTPAATGSWWRPWADWLDRQSDAEPVAARAIGSTKRGLGPLCPAPGQYVLER; encoded by the coding sequence ATGCCGATGGCCCAGCTGAAAGCCGGACGATTTGTCGCCCCCGGCCCCTCCACCCCCAGCCCGTCCGACACCGCGGCCGTTCCGACGGAACTTCCGGCCCTCCAATCCGGAACGACAATGCCCGGAACGGCGATGCCCGGACCATCGATGCGCAGCCCGGCCTATGGATTTCCCTATCTGCCCTTCAGCGGCGAGATCATCGACCGGCTGGTGCATGCGTGGCAGGGGCGGTTCACCCTGTCGATCTCGCCATCGGCGGTAACGCTGGCCTTTGCCGACTGGGCGATGCATCTGGGCAATGCGCCGGGCAAACAGGCCGTCCTGGCCGACAAGGCCGTGCGCAAGCTGGTGCGGCTGATGGTCTATGCCGGGGCTGCGGCGATCGAGCGCGACACCCCGCCCTGCATCGAACCGCTGCCGGGCGACCGCCGCTTCGCCCATCCCGACTGGCGGCAGTTTCCCTACTCGCTCTATGCCCAGTCCTTCCTTCTGGCGCAGCAGTGGCTGCACAACGCGACCACCGGCGTTCCCGGCCTGTCGCAGGCCAACGCCCGCATCGTGCCGTTCGTCGCCCGTCAGCTTCTCGACGTCGCCGCGCCGTCCAACAACCCCTTCACCAATCCCGAAACCCTGCGCACGGTCGTCACAACCGGCGGAATGAACTTCGCCTTCGGCATGGCGAACTGGATGGAAGACGCCCTGCGCCTGATGACCGGACAGCAGGCGAAGGGCTTCGATGCGTTCCAGGTCGGCCGGGACGTGGCGGTGACGCCGGGCAGCGTCGTCTTCCGGAACGAACTGATCGAACTGATCCAGTACGCGCCATCGACCGCATCGGTCCATGCCGAACCGGTGCTGATCGTGCCGGCCTGGATCATGAAATACTATATCCTCGATCTGTCGCCCGAAAACTCCCTGATCCGGTATCTGGTCGGCCGCGGGTTCACGGTGTTCGCCATCTCCTGGCGCAATCCGGGGCCGGAGATGCGCGACTGCGGCCTCGACGAATACCGCCGGTTGGGGGTGATGGCGGCGCTCGACGCCATCGGCGCGATCTGCGGCACCGAAGACGGCCCGCCGCCGCCCGTGCATGCCTGCGGCTATTGCCTGGGCGGCACGCTGCTGACGATCGCGGCGGCGGCGATGGCCCGCGACGGGGACCGGCGGCTGAAGTCGATCACCCTGCTGGCGGCCCAGACCGACTTCACCGAGGCCGGCGAACTGATGCTCTTCATCAATGAAAGCCAGGTCGCCTATCTGGAGGACATCATGTGGGAGTCGGGATATCTCGACACCACGCAGATGTCCGGCGCCTTCCAGATGCTGCGCTCGAACGACCTGATCTGGTCGCAGATGGTCCAGCAATATCTGCGCGGCCGGCGGCCCGAGGTGACCGACCTGATGGCCTGGAATGCCGATGGAACGCGGCTGCCCTACCGGATGCATTCGGAATACATGCACCAGCTGCTGTTGGGCAACGACCTGTCGGAAGGGCGCTACAAGGTGGAGGGCCGCCCGGTCGCCCTATCCGACATCCGGGCGCCGATCTTCGCCGTCGGGACGCGGCGCGACCATGTGGCGCCCTGGCGGTCGGTCTACAAGATCAACCTGCAGAGCGACACGACCATCACCTTCCTGCTGACCGACGGCGGCCACAATGCCGGCATCGTCGCCGGCCCCGACCGTTCCGACCGCCAGTACCGCATGAGCGAGCGCGGACCCGACGACCGCTATGTCGACCCCGACCTGTGGCTGGAATCGACGCCGGCCGCCACCGGGTCGTGGTGGCGCCCCTGGGCCGACTGGCTGGACCGGCAATCGGACGCGGAGCCGGTGGCGGCGCGCGCGATCGGGTCGACGAAGCGCGGCCTTGGGCCGCTCTGCCCGGCGCCGGGACAGTATGTCCTGGAACGGTGA
- a CDS encoding nuclear transport factor 2 family protein, whose translation MAQADLAWLRTLYERYSSGEVQAVFDYLSPDVEWVSNRVSPVFAPISGTFRGEAGVRRYFDGLIRDWSIDRHDMLDFTVEGDDVRVRNLVGATYRKTGKRIETVTHHHLHVKDGRIERFEEKFDDAVVALGCEAECGGDAGAAAKLPG comes from the coding sequence ATGGCGCAAGCGGATCTGGCGTGGCTGCGGACCCTTTACGAGCGTTATAGCTCCGGCGAGGTCCAGGCGGTGTTCGATTACCTCTCGCCCGATGTGGAATGGGTTTCCAACCGGGTGTCGCCCGTCTTCGCTCCCATTTCCGGGACCTTCCGGGGAGAGGCGGGCGTTCGCCGCTATTTCGACGGGCTGATCCGGGATTGGAGCATCGATCGTCACGACATGTTGGACTTCACGGTCGAAGGCGACGATGTCCGGGTGAGGAATCTGGTCGGCGCCACCTACCGCAAGACCGGCAAGCGGATCGAGACGGTGACCCACCACCATTTGCATGTGAAGGACGGCCGCATCGAACGCTTCGAAGAAAAGTTCGACGATGCCGTCGTCGCCTTGGGATGCGAAGCCGAGTGTGGCGGGGACGCGGGAGCCGCCGCCAAGCTTCCGGGCTGA
- a CDS encoding sulfite exporter TauE/SafE family protein, which yields MSEILTVLSGSLVGFTLGLIGGGGSVLAVPLLLYVVGVPNPHVAIGTGALAVAANAFLNLAQHARAGTVKWPCAATFAAAGVIGALAGSTAGKAVDGGGLLFLFALVMVVVGVSMLRGRGGDGDPEVRINKTIAARLIGIGFLTGAISGFFGIGGGFLIVPGLLLGSGMAVINAIGSSLFSVGAFGLATAVNYAMSGLVDWTVAGLFIVGGVAGGFLGMKAAVRLSARKGTLTRVFAGVLFAVAAYMLYRNAGVLGLL from the coding sequence ATGTCAGAGATTCTCACGGTTCTGTCCGGCTCCCTGGTCGGCTTCACGCTGGGCCTGATCGGGGGAGGGGGCTCGGTCCTCGCCGTGCCGCTGCTGCTTTATGTGGTGGGCGTGCCCAATCCCCATGTCGCCATCGGCACCGGTGCGCTGGCGGTTGCCGCGAACGCCTTTCTCAATCTGGCGCAGCATGCCCGGGCCGGAACGGTGAAGTGGCCGTGCGCGGCGACCTTCGCCGCCGCCGGCGTCATCGGTGCGCTGGCGGGCTCGACGGCCGGCAAGGCGGTCGACGGCGGAGGCCTGCTGTTCCTGTTCGCCCTGGTGATGGTGGTGGTCGGGGTGTCCATGCTGCGCGGCCGGGGCGGCGACGGCGATCCGGAGGTGCGCATCAACAAGACGATCGCGGCGCGCCTGATCGGCATCGGATTTCTCACCGGTGCGATTTCCGGCTTTTTCGGCATCGGCGGCGGCTTTCTGATCGTGCCCGGTCTGCTGCTCGGCAGCGGCATGGCGGTCATCAACGCCATCGGGTCGTCGCTGTTCTCGGTGGGTGCCTTCGGTCTGGCGACGGCGGTCAATTACGCGATGTCCGGTCTGGTGGATTGGACGGTCGCCGGTCTGTTCATCGTCGGCGGCGTGGCCGGCGGTTTCCTCGGCATGAAGGCCGCGGTGAGGCTGTCCGCCCGCAAGGGAACACTGACCCGGGTCTTCGCCGGGGTGCTGTTCGCCGTGGCCGCCTACATGCTGTACCGGAACGCGGGCGTGCTGGGCCTGCTTTGA
- a CDS encoding HAD-IC family P-type ATPase, producing the protein MAHLADAGRSLPSAADVPWHALDASAVAGQLDSPADGLSSMEAAARLRRFGPNRLTPPKRRPAWLRFLAQFHNLLIYVLLASGTVALLLRHWTDAGVIFGVVLVNALIGYIQEDKAEQALEAIRNLLSPQAVVLRDGHAVTLAAEALVPGDRVFLVSGDRVPADLRLDRTKGLLVQEAALTGESVPTVKSAAAVAADAALGDRSGMAYAGTMVVQGQGTGTVVATGDATEVGRIGHLLASVSSVATPLLVSMARFGRWLTGGILLLAAVTVAYGRLVWDEPWQDMILTAVGLAVAAIPEGLPAVMTITMAVGVTRMARRNAIIRHLPAVEMLGSVRTICTDKTGTLTRNELLVTDVVTADATYRVGGSGYAPEGEIGRDGRVADPSGEPLLLDLARAALLCNDAALHRDPGGEWQLAGDPTDGALLALAMKVGLDPASEARRTPRRDALPFESERQYMATLHHDHAGHGILVVKGAPERVLALCERERHREGTAPLDRRRWTSLTAELAGQGQRVLALAMRRTPIDLSELNAEDLREEGLELLGLCGLIDPPREEALVAVADCRQAGITVKMITGDHAATAAAIGRRFGLPDGVISGPELDRLDEAGFAAAAEANSVFARTTPEHKLRLIAALQAAGDTVAMTGDGVNDAPALKRADIGVAMGRNGTEAAKEVAAMVLADDNFASIVHAVEEGRTVYDNLRKTILFMLPTNGAQAVVILLAVLSGSILPITPVQILWVNMVTAVTLGLALAFEAPESGVMARPPRPRDEPILVGRLVWRMVVVLMLLVAASFGFFHYHRMQGDGVEMARTIAVNALVVGEIFFLLSARGLRGDAGGRLGLLSGLAGSRPVWLSIALMTVLQLAFTYAPPLQALFGTAAVGVTAWVAMIAVGAGLFVLMELEKRLPAG; encoded by the coding sequence ATGGCACATCTGGCAGACGCGGGCCGAAGCCTCCCTTCGGCGGCCGACGTCCCCTGGCACGCGCTGGACGCGTCCGCCGTCGCCGGGCAGCTCGACAGTCCGGCCGACGGGCTCAGCAGCATGGAGGCGGCGGCGCGGCTGAGGCGTTTCGGCCCCAACCGCCTGACCCCGCCGAAGCGGCGTCCGGCCTGGCTGCGCTTCCTGGCGCAGTTCCACAATCTGCTGATCTATGTGCTGCTGGCTTCGGGCACGGTGGCGCTGCTGCTGCGCCATTGGACGGATGCCGGCGTGATCTTCGGCGTCGTGCTGGTCAACGCGCTGATCGGCTACATCCAGGAGGACAAGGCCGAGCAGGCGCTGGAGGCGATCCGCAACCTGCTGTCGCCCCAGGCCGTGGTGCTGCGCGACGGCCATGCCGTGACCCTGGCGGCCGAGGCGCTGGTGCCGGGCGACCGCGTCTTCCTGGTCTCGGGCGACCGCGTGCCGGCCGATCTGCGGCTCGACCGCACCAAGGGCCTGCTGGTGCAGGAGGCGGCGCTGACCGGCGAATCCGTTCCCACCGTCAAGTCCGCCGCCGCCGTCGCCGCCGATGCGGCGCTGGGCGACCGCAGCGGCATGGCCTATGCCGGCACGATGGTGGTCCAGGGCCAGGGCACCGGCACCGTGGTGGCGACCGGCGACGCGACGGAGGTCGGACGCATCGGCCATTTGCTGGCCTCGGTGTCGTCGGTTGCGACGCCGCTGCTGGTGTCGATGGCGCGGTTCGGGCGCTGGCTGACCGGCGGCATCCTTTTGCTGGCGGCGGTCACCGTCGCCTACGGGCGGCTGGTCTGGGATGAGCCGTGGCAGGACATGATCCTGACCGCGGTCGGGCTGGCGGTTGCCGCGATTCCGGAAGGGCTGCCGGCGGTGATGACCATCACCATGGCGGTGGGCGTGACCCGCATGGCCCGCCGCAACGCCATCATCCGCCATCTGCCGGCGGTGGAGATGCTGGGCTCCGTCCGCACCATCTGCACCGACAAGACCGGCACCCTGACGCGCAACGAGCTGCTGGTGACCGACGTCGTGACCGCCGACGCGACCTATCGGGTCGGCGGCAGCGGCTATGCCCCGGAGGGGGAGATCGGCCGCGACGGCCGGGTGGCCGACCCGTCCGGGGAGCCGCTGCTGCTCGATCTGGCGCGCGCCGCGCTGCTGTGCAACGACGCCGCCCTGCACCGCGATCCGGGCGGCGAGTGGCAGCTGGCCGGCGACCCGACCGACGGCGCGCTGCTGGCGCTGGCGATGAAGGTTGGGCTGGACCCGGCGAGTGAAGCCCGGCGCACCCCGCGTCGCGACGCTCTGCCCTTCGAATCCGAACGCCAGTACATGGCGACCCTGCATCACGACCATGCCGGCCATGGCATCCTGGTGGTGAAGGGCGCGCCGGAACGGGTGCTGGCGCTTTGCGAACGCGAGAGGCACAGGGAGGGCACCGCACCGCTCGACCGGCGGCGCTGGACCTCCCTGACCGCCGAACTGGCCGGGCAGGGGCAGCGGGTGCTGGCGCTGGCGATGCGCCGCACCCCCATCGACCTGTCCGAACTGAACGCCGAGGATTTGCGGGAGGAGGGGCTGGAGCTGCTTGGCCTGTGCGGCCTGATCGATCCGCCGCGGGAGGAGGCGCTGGTGGCGGTCGCCGACTGCCGGCAGGCCGGGATCACGGTGAAGATGATCACCGGCGACCATGCCGCCACCGCCGCCGCCATCGGCCGGCGGTTCGGCCTTCCCGATGGCGTCATCAGCGGCCCGGAACTGGACCGGCTGGACGAGGCCGGATTCGCCGCCGCGGCGGAGGCCAACAGCGTCTTCGCCCGCACCACGCCGGAACACAAGCTGCGGCTGATCGCGGCGCTCCAGGCGGCGGGCGACACCGTCGCGATGACGGGCGACGGCGTCAACGACGCCCCGGCGCTGAAGCGGGCCGACATCGGCGTCGCCATGGGCCGCAACGGCACCGAGGCGGCGAAGGAGGTGGCGGCGATGGTGCTGGCCGACGACAATTTCGCCTCCATCGTCCATGCGGTGGAGGAGGGTCGGACCGTCTACGACAATCTGCGCAAGACGATCCTGTTCATGCTGCCGACCAACGGCGCGCAGGCGGTGGTGATCCTGCTGGCGGTGCTGTCGGGCAGCATCCTGCCGATCACGCCGGTGCAGATCCTGTGGGTCAACATGGTGACCGCCGTGACGCTGGGTCTGGCGCTGGCCTTCGAGGCGCCGGAGTCCGGCGTCATGGCCCGTCCGCCGCGCCCGCGCGACGAGCCGATCCTGGTCGGCCGGCTGGTGTGGCGGATGGTGGTGGTGCTGATGCTGCTGGTGGCCGCCAGCTTCGGCTTCTTCCATTACCACCGGATGCAGGGCGACGGGGTGGAGATGGCGCGGACGATCGCCGTCAACGCCCTGGTGGTGGGGGAGATCTTCTTCCTGCTCAGCGCCCGCGGGCTGCGTGGCGATGCGGGGGGCCGGCTGGGGCTGCTGTCCGGGCTGGCCGGCAGCCGACCGGTCTGGCTGTCCATCGCCCTGATGACCGTGCTGCAGCTGGCCTTCACCTATGCGCCGCCCCTGCAGGCCCTGTTCGGCACCGCCGCCGTCGGCGTCACCGCCTGGGTGGCGATGATCGCCGTCGGCGCCGGGCTTTTCGTGCTGATGGAGCTGGAAAAGCGGCTGCCGGCCGGGTGA